Below is a genomic region from Cottoperca gobio chromosome 24, fCotGob3.1, whole genome shotgun sequence.
TGAAGTGCGACATTGACATCCGTAAGGACCTTTACGCCAACAATGTGCTGTCCGGTGGAACCACCATGTACCCCGGTATTGCTGACCGCATGCAGAAGGAGATCACCGCCCTGGCCCCCAGCACCATGAAGATCAAGGTGAGCACTGGcttcttaaagggacagttcaccccaaaatcaaaaacacagatttgtCCTCTTACCTGTAATGCTTAGTTGACAGGAAGTGCCTGAAGTTAATTTTGTTGTCAAATGTCCTCGTACCAACCTATACTTCTCCTCTCCCTACAGATCATCGCTCCCCCTGAGAGGAAATACTCCGTCTGGATCGGCGGCTCCATCCTGGCCTCCCTGTCCACCTTCCAGCAGATGTGGATCAGCAAGCAGGAGTACGATGAGGCTGGCCCCTCCATCGTCCACAGGAAGTGCTTCTAAATCTCCAACCAgcaccaaaaaaacaaacaaccccACAACCCCACACCGACTGCACCAGCATTTCATCCATATCTGTATTTCTACTGTGTTTAttgctgtatatatatgttctgttgtaataaaaaatagttGCTTTTAACAGTAACAGTCTGGAATGTCTCAATATACAGGAAGTCAGCATTTGAGAAAGTGTTCTCTTCTCCATGGCCTTGGACTTAAAACCGTCACTCTAATTAAATCATCCAATAAATATAGTTCTTTTagatacttttattttttataccaTGTGTgattaataaaacacttttcaagTTACTTTCAAATTGAAAGCTCATATCTACCACCTTCCCTATGTGCCCTGAACACAACACTAttccttcacttcctcctcaCCTGTGTCCACAGGTGATATAGATGAGCATTATAAAGCCGGCCTCCTTCATTCATCAGTGATTTTACTCAGTGATTGAAGGAGTTTGCTGAACTGCGTAGTTTTTAACGTCTCTCGGTGACATTCAAACCATGAAGGTCGCAGACAGTAATGGGATTCAGTTTCACCTTCAAATTATTTATGGGATAACTGTGAAGAGCtttgagaagaaaaaggagaagctGCTCATCTGTGGTTCAAAGGTCTTTGGTGTTCCTCTGCAGTGTTTACCCAGACAATACATTGCTGAGTTTGGACTGGTGCCCTGGTGAGTTGCAGGATTAGGAACTCTATGATATTAAACTGGGACAACAGGTCAGATTAATCTTTAACATGTTGTCTCAGCTTTTTGGTGGATGCTTGTTCCTTGCTCCTGGAGCGTGCTGGGACTGTAGGCCTGTTTAGAAAATCAGGCTCTCTTCCTCGCATTAAGACCCTCAGAGTAAGATTCTAACCTTTTTACTAATATAAATGATGTTGAGGCAACAGCGCCATCTGGTGGTTTGAGAAATCACTGATTTCTATTGTGACAAAATGTAGttaatttgtgttttcaggCCAAGTTAAATGGAGGAGAAGGGTGTCTGTCCACAGCCCCCCCATACGATGTGACAACGCTCCTCAAACAGTTTTGCAGGGAGCTGCCGGAGCCTCTGTTTCCCTCTGAGCTCCACGCAGCTCTGCTCAAAGCCCAGGCAGCTGTCCAACCTGCAGGACAGGACTTCGGCCCTCCAGCTGCTGTCCTGTTTGCTACCTGCCAGAAACTCCTCGTGTCTGCATTACCTGTTTGACTTCCTCTCCAAAGTCTCTGCGAGGTTTGAGAAAACTAATAATGAAGCACCAGTGTGATTTATATGAAGTGAAACTCTGATGTTACTCAAACAACTGAAATGTTGAAGTTTTGAAGGAGTTATCTTAACCGTAAAGCAATGGAGCTTCTTTTTCAAGAGAAAGGTCTTCAAGAGACCTACAAAGAGATTACATGTcatgtgtttttcctctttatttAATGCACTGCTGTCAGGTGCTCTGAAAACTTGATGACCAGCTCCAACATCGCCACAGTCTTTGCTCCGTGTCTTTTGCCGCCTCCCAACAAGGCAGAGATGTCTGAGGGGCGACTTAAACTCAGAGTTCTCGTCCTGCAAACCTTCATTGATAATCCCGATTTATTCGGTAACAAACCAAATGATTCCATCTTGACGCTATCATTTTAATTAAGGCTGTTTGAACGGACTGGATATCTGCAACAATCACATCTTTACTACGTTTGCTTCTAGGTGCGATTCCTAAAGATGTAATTGACAGTATGGAGTTCCTGATTAACTTCCCTCATCTGAAAGCTGCAAAGGGAGGACACAGAAAAAGACACAGTTTGAAAGGTAAAACATATAAAGCATTTTGTCTTAAATAAAAGCctctttcatttaattttctcaaatACTTAGTGAAAACGGTGCCCTGGATTCAAGCGAGGCCAAAGGTCAAGCTTGGCGTCTCGGAGCAGAGCCAAGAGTCTCCCTCAAGAGCCCGACCAACGCTCAGGAGAAGCCTCGGCCTGGAGACTTTccccaatgtcctgctgtttagGACCTGTATGCCTTATGCAGGTAAACGCAATATGAAGAAGCAGGTTGTAGCAGATGTCAATTTGTTTTTGCACAGAATGTAATGCTGTTAAAACTGTTTATAGAGCACAGTTTTAGACCTGCACCGGCGTTGTTGGACAGTCACAGCCCCGTTGACAAAGAGGCATGCAAAACTCCACAAGAGGGACTGAAAAGGTAAATTATAAAAGCGTTGTAATTAATTTCACAGAATGTCTTTACAGTGTAGAACCAATGAAGTTATCAGACAGCAGGAATATggtctttgtttttataatatagTATCGTCTCAAAGCCCATTAACCAGTAACTTGTGTATTCTAAAACAGTTTTCATCCTAAATCTAATGCACTTATATCGACTGTTTCTAGTTTGGTTTGTGTTCCCATCTTTGTTTTCAGAGATGTTGTTCATTTCTCCAGATTCAC
It encodes:
- the LOC115003985 gene encoding uncharacterized protein LOC115003985 isoform X1, with translation MTSSNIATVFAPCLLPPPNKAEMSEGRLKLRVLVLQTFIDNPDLFGAIPKDVIDSMEFLINFPHLKAAKGGHRKRHSLKVKTVPWIQARPKVKLGVSEQSQESPSRARPTLRRSLGLETFPNVLLFRTCMPYAEHSFRPAPALLDSHSPVDKEACKTPQEGLKRDVVHFSRFTRGHDADGSPVLTGVGKLQLTPWRRRISL
- the LOC115003985 gene encoding uncharacterized protein LOC115003985 isoform X2, with the translated sequence MTSSNIATVFAPCLLPPPNKAEMSEGRLKLRVLVLQTFIDNPDLFGAIPKDVIDSMEFLINFPHLKAAKGGHRKRHSLKVKTVPWIQARPKVKLGVSEQSQESPSRARPTLRRSLGLETFPNVLLFRTCMPYAEHSFRPAPALLDSHSPVDKEACKTPQEGLKRFTRGHDADGSPVLTGVGKLQLTPWRRRISL